From Gemmatimonadales bacterium, a single genomic window includes:
- a CDS encoding DMT family transporter, which produces MIAAPSLRSDARGQAVAYVMLLGAAAAWAVSIVAVRAHRFQATPLALAPWQMLVAATLLCPLALVVEGPTPEIGTAGVASLAYVGPVATAFAYWAVVEVGRRVRASTISMALLSAPALGLVISTLTLGEPVTASLLVGIVLIAWGIRMSTRQVAAPIGKAPHQSPSVPRAKLGPRRKSSRTRGDPTC; this is translated from the coding sequence GTGATCGCCGCGCCATCACTCCGCTCGGACGCGCGCGGTCAGGCCGTGGCCTATGTCATGCTGCTGGGCGCGGCCGCTGCCTGGGCCGTTTCCATCGTCGCGGTCCGCGCCCATCGCTTCCAGGCGACGCCGCTCGCGCTTGCTCCCTGGCAGATGCTCGTCGCGGCGACGTTGCTCTGCCCCCTGGCGCTGGTGGTCGAAGGGCCCACGCCCGAGATCGGCACGGCCGGCGTCGCTTCGCTCGCGTACGTGGGCCCGGTCGCTACGGCGTTCGCCTACTGGGCGGTGGTCGAGGTGGGTCGGAGAGTCCGCGCAAGCACGATCTCGATGGCACTGCTGTCGGCGCCCGCCCTCGGCCTGGTGATTTCCACGCTGACCCTGGGCGAGCCGGTGACCGCCTCGCTCCTCGTCGGGATCGTGCTTATCGCTTGGGGCATTCGGATGTCGACGAGGCAAGTCGCCGCACCGATAGGCAAAGCGCCGCATCAGTCGCCCTCAGTGCCTCGAGCGAAGCTCGGGCCCAGAAGAAAAAGCTCCCGCACTCGCGGGGATCCTACATGCTGA
- a CDS encoding protein kinase, translated as MDLLERFQAALADRYQIERELGRGGMATVYLARDLKHDRHVALKVLRPEVSNALGADRFLREIGIAGRLQHPHILSLHDSGEAGGTLYYAMPLVEGESLRARLAREVQLDVSEAVGIAKQVADALAYAHAAGVLHRDIKPENILLSAGHAIVADFGIARALDQAGSERLTETGLALGTPSYMSPEQASGSQMLDARSDLYALGCVLFEMLAGQPPFTGPTAQSVMARHAIEPVPSLQTVRPTIPTALDRVISKALAKVPADRFVSIDQFQRALASALQEPPDSAQPSSWRRRVVAGLAVVAVAGGIAAGVRAGLSAPGAGASVGESTIRSLAVESFENLTGDSGQVYLARGITDQVETELAQIGSLRVIGLDEARGAAAIEVARRLDMQAVLSGALQRAGGVVRITARLRSTETGQAIWARSFDGDLATILQLQADVARAVAERIRVSLTLRERSRIAGSRPQVTPAAYEAYVRGFYFQDKGTEASFQTAIGHYAKAIDADPTFAAAYAGLAECYASLGYFGALAPEIAFPHARAAASKALALDSTLARAHRASAYQLLFGEWNFAEADRAYARAVALDSTDAYSHWLRGMYLTAMNRSGEAIASVERAQQLDPLSLMVQAASARSYYNARRYQEAIDQAKVALDLDSTYARARFWIGMAQEQLGRSDEAIRELKATIQHGGPTSAYVAALGHVYATSGRRREALRLLHDLEIRSKTRYVSPLDMATVRLGLGDTDSAFALVSRAVLAHDGGLVFFAVDPRYESVRQDPRLQRVLRRIGFPDSLSSPRAARPTPEAPAK; from the coding sequence GTGGACCTGCTCGAGCGTTTCCAGGCCGCCTTGGCCGATCGCTACCAGATCGAGCGAGAGCTCGGTCGCGGGGGCATGGCCACGGTCTACCTCGCCCGGGATCTCAAGCACGACCGGCATGTCGCGCTGAAGGTGCTGCGGCCCGAGGTCAGCAACGCGCTTGGGGCCGATCGGTTCCTCCGCGAGATCGGAATCGCCGGCCGCCTGCAACACCCCCACATCCTGAGCCTCCACGATTCCGGCGAAGCGGGCGGCACGTTGTACTACGCGATGCCTCTGGTCGAGGGCGAGTCACTCCGGGCTCGATTGGCACGCGAGGTCCAGCTCGATGTCTCCGAGGCGGTGGGGATCGCAAAACAGGTGGCCGACGCCCTCGCCTACGCTCACGCCGCGGGGGTTTTGCACCGCGATATCAAGCCGGAGAACATCCTGCTCTCGGCAGGGCACGCCATAGTGGCGGATTTCGGCATTGCGCGGGCGCTGGACCAGGCGGGATCAGAGCGTCTCACCGAAACCGGCCTGGCGCTAGGCACCCCCAGCTATATGAGCCCGGAGCAGGCTTCCGGCTCCCAGATGCTGGACGCCCGGAGCGACCTCTACGCGCTCGGTTGCGTGCTGTTCGAGATGCTTGCCGGGCAGCCGCCCTTCACCGGGCCGACAGCGCAGTCCGTCATGGCGCGGCACGCGATTGAGCCGGTGCCAAGTCTCCAAACCGTACGGCCCACCATTCCCACAGCGTTGGACCGGGTCATCAGCAAGGCGCTGGCCAAGGTACCGGCGGACCGGTTCGTCTCGATCGATCAGTTCCAGCGAGCGCTGGCCTCAGCGCTGCAGGAGCCCCCGGACTCCGCGCAGCCTTCGAGCTGGCGGAGGCGGGTCGTGGCCGGGTTGGCCGTGGTGGCTGTCGCGGGGGGAATCGCCGCGGGGGTCCGGGCGGGTCTGTCCGCGCCCGGAGCCGGGGCCTCGGTCGGAGAGTCCACGATCCGGTCCCTCGCCGTAGAGTCGTTCGAGAACCTCACCGGCGATTCGGGCCAGGTCTACCTGGCCCGGGGGATTACCGACCAGGTCGAGACCGAGCTGGCCCAGATCGGCTCGCTTCGGGTCATCGGACTCGACGAAGCCCGGGGCGCGGCCGCGATCGAGGTCGCCAGGCGGCTGGACATGCAGGCGGTGCTTTCCGGCGCGCTGCAGCGAGCCGGGGGCGTCGTCCGCATCACCGCTCGACTCAGATCAACCGAGACTGGCCAGGCGATCTGGGCGCGGAGCTTCGACGGAGACCTCGCCACCATTCTCCAGCTTCAGGCAGATGTGGCCCGCGCGGTGGCGGAGCGCATCCGGGTGTCACTCACCCTCCGCGAGCGCTCCAGGATCGCGGGGAGCCGGCCTCAGGTCACGCCGGCGGCGTACGAGGCCTATGTGCGCGGGTTCTACTTTCAGGACAAGGGGACCGAAGCGAGCTTTCAGACCGCCATCGGCCACTACGCGAAAGCCATCGACGCCGATCCGACCTTCGCCGCGGCTTATGCTGGCCTGGCGGAATGCTATGCCAGTCTCGGCTACTTCGGCGCACTGGCTCCCGAAATTGCCTTCCCCCATGCCCGGGCGGCGGCGAGCAAGGCGCTGGCGCTGGACTCCACTCTAGCGAGGGCGCACCGTGCCTCGGCGTATCAACTGTTGTTCGGCGAGTGGAATTTTGCCGAGGCGGATCGTGCGTATGCTCGCGCCGTCGCGCTTGATTCCACCGACGCCTACTCGCACTGGCTGCGCGGCATGTACCTGACGGCGATGAATCGGAGCGGAGAGGCGATCGCCTCGGTCGAGCGGGCCCAGCAGCTGGATCCGTTGTCGCTCATGGTCCAGGCCGCATCCGCGCGTTCGTACTACAACGCCCGGCGGTACCAGGAGGCGATCGACCAGGCTAAGGTCGCCCTGGACTTGGATTCCACGTATGCCCGGGCCCGGTTCTGGATCGGTATGGCACAGGAGCAGCTCGGGAGATCGGACGAGGCGATCCGGGAGCTGAAGGCGACGATCCAGCATGGGGGGCCGACCTCTGCCTACGTCGCCGCCCTCGGCCACGTCTACGCCACCAGCGGCCGAAGGCGAGAGGCGCTCCGCCTCCTACACGATCTCGAGATTCGATCGAAGACACGCTACGTCTCGCCGCTGGATATGGCCACGGTCCGGCTGGGTCTGGGCGACACGGATTCCGCCTTCGCACTGGTGAGCCGCGCTGTGCTCGCCCACGATGGCGGACTGGTGTTTTTCGCGGTCGACCCCCGCTACGAGTCGGTGCGCCAGGATCCTCGGCTCCAGAGGGTGCTCCGACGAATCGGGTTCCCCGACAGCCTGAGCTCTCCCCGGGCGGCGCGACCCACCCCCGAAGCGCCGGCGAAGTAG